A section of the Aythya fuligula isolate bAytFul2 chromosome 9, bAytFul2.pri, whole genome shotgun sequence genome encodes:
- the SERPINE2 gene encoding glia-derived nexin isoform X3, with the protein MNWHFPLLFLLGTLISVCSQFSFYPLEELSSDVGIQVFNQIVKAKPQDNVVVSPHGIASVLGVLQLGADGKTKKQLTTMMRYSVNGVGKALKKINRLIVSKKNKDIVTIANAVFAKSGFKMEVPFVTRNKEVFQCSVKSVDFEDPNAACDSINQWVKNETRGMIDQVVAPDDVDGLTRLVLVNAVYFKGLWKSRFRPENTKKRPFYGADGKTYQVPMLSQLSIFRCGTTSTPNELWYNIIELPYHGEMISMLIALPTESTTPLSAIIPHISTKTIGSWMTTMVAKRVQVILPKFTAVAETDLKDPLKALGITDMFDESKANFAKITRTEGLHVSHVLQKTKIEVSEDGTKASAATTAILIARSSPPWFIVDRPFVFFIRHNPTGTILFMGQINKP; encoded by the exons ATGAACTGGCACTTCccacttctctttcttctcGGGACTTTAATATCCGTGTGTTCCCAGTTCAGCTTTTATCCTCTGGAGGAACTTAGCTCTGATGTTGGAATCCAGGTCTTCAATCAGATAGTGAAAGCCAAGCCTCAGGACAATGTGGTAGTTTCTCCTCATGGGATTGCATCTGTTCTGGGGGTGTTGCAGCTGGGTGCTGATGGCAAGACAAAGAAGCAGCTGACAACAATGATGAGATACAGTGTAAATG GAGTTGGTAAAGCGTTAAAGAAGATAAACAGGCTCATAGTctcaaaaaagaataaagacatTGTTACAATTGCTAATGCAGTATTTGCAAAGAGTGGCTTTAAAATGGAAGTGCCTTTTGTTACAAGGAACAAAGAGGTGTTTCAGTGCAGCGTCAAGAGCGTGGACTTCGAGGACCCAAATGCAGCGTGTGATTCCATCAACCAGTgggtgaaaaatgaaacaaggg gtATGATCGATCAAGTTGTAGCTCCAGATGATGTTGATGGGTTGACCAGACTGGTTCTAGTAAATGCCGTGTATTTCAAGGGCTTATGGAAATCCCGATTTCGAcctgaaaatacaaagaaacgTCCATTTTATGGAGCTGATGGGAAGACCTACCAAGTTCCCATGCTGTCCCAATTATCTATCTTCCGTTGTG GCACTACAAGTACTCCAAATGAGCTGTGGTATAATATAATTGAATTGCCATACCATGGAGAAATGATAAGTATGTTAATTGCTCTGCCTACGGAAAGCACAACACCACTCTCTGCTATCATTCCCCACATCAGCACAAAGACAATAGGAAGCTGGATGACAACCATGGTAGCAAAAAGAGTGCAGGTTATTTTACCCAA ATTTACAGCAGTAGCGGAAACGGACTTAAAGGACCCTCTGAAAGCACTTGGTATTACAGATATGTTTGACGAGTCAAAGGcaaattttgcaaaaataacaa gaacaGAAGGTCTTCATGTATCTcatgttctgcagaaaacaaaaattgaagtTAGTGAAGATGGAACCAAAGCTTCTGCAGCAACAA CTGCAATTTTAATAGCCAGGTCATCTCCTCCTTGGTTCATAGTAGACAGGCCATTTGTATTCTTCATCCGGCACAATCCTACAG GTACAATCTTGTTTATGggacaaataaacaaaccttGA
- the SERPINE2 gene encoding glia-derived nexin isoform X2: MNWHFPLLFLLGTLISVCSQFSFYPLEELSSDVGIQVFNQIVKAKPQDNVVVSPHGIASVLGVLQLGADGKTKKQLTTMMRYSVNGIGSTPKGVGKALKKINRLIVSKKNKDIVTIANAVFAKSGFKMEVPFVTRNKEVFQCSVKSVDFEDPNAACDSINQWVKNETRGMIDQVVAPDDVDGLTRLVLVNAVYFKGLWKSRFRPENTKKRPFYGADGKTYQVPMLSQLSIFRCGTTSTPNELWYNIIELPYHGEMISMLIALPTESTTPLSAIIPHISTKTIGSWMTTMVAKRVQVILPKFTAVAETDLKDPLKALGITDMFDESKANFAKITRTEGLHVSHVLQKTKIEVSEDGTKASAATTAILIARSSPPWFIVDRPFVFFIRHNPTGTILFMGQINKP; encoded by the exons ATGAACTGGCACTTCccacttctctttcttctcGGGACTTTAATATCCGTGTGTTCCCAGTTCAGCTTTTATCCTCTGGAGGAACTTAGCTCTGATGTTGGAATCCAGGTCTTCAATCAGATAGTGAAAGCCAAGCCTCAGGACAATGTGGTAGTTTCTCCTCATGGGATTGCATCTGTTCTGGGGGTGTTGCAGCTGGGTGCTGATGGCAAGACAAAGAAGCAGCTGACAACAATGATGAGATACAGTGTAAATG GCATAGGAAGTACTCCAAAAG GAGTTGGTAAAGCGTTAAAGAAGATAAACAGGCTCATAGTctcaaaaaagaataaagacatTGTTACAATTGCTAATGCAGTATTTGCAAAGAGTGGCTTTAAAATGGAAGTGCCTTTTGTTACAAGGAACAAAGAGGTGTTTCAGTGCAGCGTCAAGAGCGTGGACTTCGAGGACCCAAATGCAGCGTGTGATTCCATCAACCAGTgggtgaaaaatgaaacaaggg gtATGATCGATCAAGTTGTAGCTCCAGATGATGTTGATGGGTTGACCAGACTGGTTCTAGTAAATGCCGTGTATTTCAAGGGCTTATGGAAATCCCGATTTCGAcctgaaaatacaaagaaacgTCCATTTTATGGAGCTGATGGGAAGACCTACCAAGTTCCCATGCTGTCCCAATTATCTATCTTCCGTTGTG GCACTACAAGTACTCCAAATGAGCTGTGGTATAATATAATTGAATTGCCATACCATGGAGAAATGATAAGTATGTTAATTGCTCTGCCTACGGAAAGCACAACACCACTCTCTGCTATCATTCCCCACATCAGCACAAAGACAATAGGAAGCTGGATGACAACCATGGTAGCAAAAAGAGTGCAGGTTATTTTACCCAA ATTTACAGCAGTAGCGGAAACGGACTTAAAGGACCCTCTGAAAGCACTTGGTATTACAGATATGTTTGACGAGTCAAAGGcaaattttgcaaaaataacaa gaacaGAAGGTCTTCATGTATCTcatgttctgcagaaaacaaaaattgaagtTAGTGAAGATGGAACCAAAGCTTCTGCAGCAACAA CTGCAATTTTAATAGCCAGGTCATCTCCTCCTTGGTTCATAGTAGACAGGCCATTTGTATTCTTCATCCGGCACAATCCTACAG GTACAATCTTGTTTATGggacaaataaacaaaccttGA
- the SERPINE2 gene encoding glia-derived nexin isoform X1, with protein MNWHFPLLFLLGTLISVCSQFSFYPLEELSSDVGIQVFNQIVKAKPQDNVVVSPHGIASVLGVLQLGADGKTKKQLTTMMRYSVNAAGSKEESQHHETSQLSPDHHQVLRGPPVVHRIQFENLCYGVGKALKKINRLIVSKKNKDIVTIANAVFAKSGFKMEVPFVTRNKEVFQCSVKSVDFEDPNAACDSINQWVKNETRGMIDQVVAPDDVDGLTRLVLVNAVYFKGLWKSRFRPENTKKRPFYGADGKTYQVPMLSQLSIFRCGTTSTPNELWYNIIELPYHGEMISMLIALPTESTTPLSAIIPHISTKTIGSWMTTMVAKRVQVILPKFTAVAETDLKDPLKALGITDMFDESKANFAKITRTEGLHVSHVLQKTKIEVSEDGTKASAATTAILIARSSPPWFIVDRPFVFFIRHNPTGTILFMGQINKP; from the exons ATGAACTGGCACTTCccacttctctttcttctcGGGACTTTAATATCCGTGTGTTCCCAGTTCAGCTTTTATCCTCTGGAGGAACTTAGCTCTGATGTTGGAATCCAGGTCTTCAATCAGATAGTGAAAGCCAAGCCTCAGGACAATGTGGTAGTTTCTCCTCATGGGATTGCATCTGTTCTGGGGGTGTTGCAGCTGGGTGCTGATGGCAAGACAAAGAAGCAGCTGACAACAATGATGAGATACAGTGTAAATG CAGCTGGAAGCAAGGAGGAGAGCCAGCATCATGAGACCAGCCAGCTCTCCCCGGACCACCACCAAGTGCTCCGTGGACCACCAGTGGTCCACAGAATACAGTTTGAGAACCTCTGTTATG GAGTTGGTAAAGCGTTAAAGAAGATAAACAGGCTCATAGTctcaaaaaagaataaagacatTGTTACAATTGCTAATGCAGTATTTGCAAAGAGTGGCTTTAAAATGGAAGTGCCTTTTGTTACAAGGAACAAAGAGGTGTTTCAGTGCAGCGTCAAGAGCGTGGACTTCGAGGACCCAAATGCAGCGTGTGATTCCATCAACCAGTgggtgaaaaatgaaacaaggg gtATGATCGATCAAGTTGTAGCTCCAGATGATGTTGATGGGTTGACCAGACTGGTTCTAGTAAATGCCGTGTATTTCAAGGGCTTATGGAAATCCCGATTTCGAcctgaaaatacaaagaaacgTCCATTTTATGGAGCTGATGGGAAGACCTACCAAGTTCCCATGCTGTCCCAATTATCTATCTTCCGTTGTG GCACTACAAGTACTCCAAATGAGCTGTGGTATAATATAATTGAATTGCCATACCATGGAGAAATGATAAGTATGTTAATTGCTCTGCCTACGGAAAGCACAACACCACTCTCTGCTATCATTCCCCACATCAGCACAAAGACAATAGGAAGCTGGATGACAACCATGGTAGCAAAAAGAGTGCAGGTTATTTTACCCAA ATTTACAGCAGTAGCGGAAACGGACTTAAAGGACCCTCTGAAAGCACTTGGTATTACAGATATGTTTGACGAGTCAAAGGcaaattttgcaaaaataacaa gaacaGAAGGTCTTCATGTATCTcatgttctgcagaaaacaaaaattgaagtTAGTGAAGATGGAACCAAAGCTTCTGCAGCAACAA CTGCAATTTTAATAGCCAGGTCATCTCCTCCTTGGTTCATAGTAGACAGGCCATTTGTATTCTTCATCCGGCACAATCCTACAG GTACAATCTTGTTTATGggacaaataaacaaaccttGA